GCGACGCCCGACAGCGCGACCGACTTCTTCGGCTTGAAACCGCCCGCGGCGCCCGTTGCTGCTGCTTCCTTCGTCTCGCTCATCCTTATACTCTCCTGGGGTTCGAATCCTTGAATCCGTGCTTCGGTGCTTCAGTTCCGGCCTTGGCTGAAGAGCTGGTCCAGCTTCTCTTCGTAAGCGTAATAGCCGAGATACTCGTACAGCTCCGCGCGCGTCTGCATCGTCGGCACCGCGGCCTTTTGCGTGCCGTCGCGGCGCACCGTCTCGTAGAAATTCAGCGCGGCCTTGTTCATCGCGCGGTACGCGCCGCAGCAGTAGAGCGCGATGTCGACGTTCGCGCCCTTCAACTCGTCGAGCGTGAAGAGCGGCGTCGAGCCGAACTCCGTCAGGTTCGCGAGGATCGGCACCTTCACCGCTTCCTTGAAGCGGCGATAGTCGTCGAGCGTCTTCATCGCCTCGGGGAAAATCATGTCGGCGCCCGCCTCGACGTACGCGATCGCGCGCTCGATCGCCGAATCAATGCCCTCGGCCGCCGCGGCGTCGGTGCGCGCCATGATCACGAAGGTTTCGTCGGTGCGCGCGTCGACGGCCGCCTTGATCCGGTCGACCATCTCGCCCGTCGGCACGCATTCCTTGCCCGGACGGTGGCCGCAGCGCTTCTGGCCGACCTGGTCCTCGAGGTGCACGGCGCCCACGCCCGCCTTGATGAACGAGCGGATCGTGCGCGCGATGTTGAACGCGCCGCCCCAGCCGGTGTCGATGTCGACGAGCAGCGGCAGGTTCGTCGCGTTCGTGATCCGGTTCGCGTCGACAAGCACGTCGTCCATCGTGCTGATGCCGAGATCGGGAATGCCGAGCGAGTTCGCGGCGACGCCGCCGCCCGACAGATAGACCGCCTTGAAGCCGACCGCCTCGGCCATTTTCGCGGCGTACGCGGTGATCGCGCCGACCACC
The nucleotide sequence above comes from Burkholderia thailandensis E264. Encoded proteins:
- the prpB gene encoding methylisocitrate lyase, whose protein sequence is MGNPQLISAGAKFRAAVAAEQPLQVVGAITAYAAKMAEAVGFKAVYLSGGGVAANSLGIPDLGISTMDDVLVDANRITNATNLPLLVDIDTGWGGAFNIARTIRSFIKAGVGAVHLEDQVGQKRCGHRPGKECVPTGEMVDRIKAAVDARTDETFVIMARTDAAAAEGIDSAIERAIAYVEAGADMIFPEAMKTLDDYRRFKEAVKVPILANLTEFGSTPLFTLDELKGANVDIALYCCGAYRAMNKAALNFYETVRRDGTQKAAVPTMQTRAELYEYLGYYAYEEKLDQLFSQGRN